The Macrobrachium nipponense isolate FS-2020 chromosome 27, ASM1510439v2, whole genome shotgun sequence genome includes a region encoding these proteins:
- the LOC135200892 gene encoding high mobility group protein DSP1-like, producing the protein MPRGRPRGSLGGGMAIDKPRGRMTAYAYFVQTCRSEHKKLHPEENVQFQEFSRQCSERWKTMSDVEKKKFHELAEKDKERFESEMSSYPGGGGGRRGRRGRKAPKDPNKPKRALSAFFFYANDERSRVRAANPDFSVGEVAKELGRQWNELTEGEKLKYEKQAEEDRARYDREMQIYKSGGSPAKKMKASNGHPVPEDNDLDDEEVPDDDDDDDLDNGSGDD; encoded by the coding sequence ATGCCCCGTGGTAGGCCCAGAGGAAGCTTAGGCGGCGGGATGGCTATTGACAAGCCACGTGGCCGCATGACCGCCTACGCGTACTTCGTGCAGACTTGCCGTTCGGAACACAAGAAACTCCACCCGGAGGAGAACGTCCAGTTCCAGGAGTTCTCCCGCCAGTGCTCTGAGAGATGGAAGACCATGTCCGACGTCGAGAAGAAGAAGTTCCACGAACTGGCCGAGAAGGACAAGGAGCGCTTCGAGTCCGAAATGAGCTCCTACCCGGGAGGCGGGGGAGGGCGGCGTGGACGCCGGGGGCGTAAGGCGCCCAAGGACCCCAACAAACCCAAACGTGCTCTGTCGGCCTTCTTCTTCTACGCCAACGACGAGCGTTCCAGGGTACGAGCCGCCAACCCGGACTTCTCCGTCGGGGAGGTGGCCAAGGAACTCGGCCGCCAGTGGAACGAGTTGACCGAGGGCGAGAAGCTGAAGTACGAGAAGCAGGCCGAGGAGGACCGTGCCCGCTACGACAGAGAAATGCAGATCTATAAGTCAGGAGGTTCACCGGCGAAGAAGATGAAGGCTAGCAATGGACACCCCGTACCTGAAGATAACGACCTCGACGACGAAGAAGTCCCCGATGACGACGATGACGATGATTTGGATAATGGCTCAGGCGACGATTGA